CCCCTCAGTTCCTAACACAGCTGTGCCCCGACTTAGGGCACTGTCCCTTGTCACACAGCTCCCCAGCCCAAGGCTCTCCCACATggctcccccccacaccccgggggcacccagcccccaccccatgcaCAGAATCTGCAGACATAGCAGTGGAGGCAGGTACTGGGTTTAATTGGGACCCAATTCTGGAAGGAGTAGGGCCTGGAGTCCTCTTGGCTCAGTGCTCAGCTGGCGTACCAGCAGCTTTCTCCCTAAATCACAGCCTACCATGGCCTGCGGCCTCTGTTCCCACTCTGGGCACTAGTCCCAGTCCAGGCAGCCTGGGTTCCCTGCTCGTCTTCATCCGAGAGGCTGCTGCCTGGGCTCAGGGCCCCTCCTGTCTCCTGCCAGGAGAGGCCCCCGTCCCTCGCTGGGGTGTCCAGCAGGGCTGTAGGAACCTCCCTTCCTCGTTAGGGTCTGGGTACAACGAGGCCAGGCCAGGCGCTAGGGTGGCTTCCTggcctccttcctcagcagggaactGGCCACAGCCAGGGCCCCACCCTGCACGAAACGCACAAAATTGTCCCCTGCCAGTGGCCCCACAGCGTACAGGCCCTCCTGGTGGGTGCTCTGGTACGTGAAAGGGTCCACATCGATGGGGTTCCTTTTGGCGTTCAGGGGCTGGTCAGGGTCCATGGCCAGGTTCGCACCCGCCgcgggaaggaaggagaggtcaGGGTGGGAGCCGATGAGCACCAGCACCAGGGCGACTCCGAAGACCTTCTGGAGCCCCCCTGGGTCCTGCAGCACGGCCTGGCGGTCCCCCTTGAGGAGCACAAGCCGGTGCTCCGGGAGGCTGCGGTAGCCCTCGTAGGGGCCGGGCGACAGGACGGACCGCTCCCGCAGCATCTGGTACACCTTGTGGTACTCGGGGTACAGCATCTTGGGCAGCTGGTTGAAGACCAGGCCGGGGTCGTCCACGGCCCGGCGGAAGGCGTGGATCACGGGGATGTTGTAGTGGCGGGCGTACAGGACTGCGTCGGCGGCCGAGAGCCCTGCGCCCACAATGAGGACGGGGTCCGAGCCTGGGCTCACTGCGCCTGCCCGCGTGGCTGCTTCCAGGGCCGAGAGCTCGTAGTGGACAAAGGGCAGGTCCTCCCCAGGGATGCCCAGCCGGGCCGGGCTGTCCGATGAGCCTGTGGCCAGCACCACGTTGCGGGCGCACAGGGAGAAAGGCTGCCGGCTCTGGTCCTCGGTGGTCAGGAAGCCGCTCACCTGGAAGAGGGGGCCGGGCTCCCCGACCCCGGAGCCGCTGGACTCCGGCATCCCCCACTCCACGGCTGTGACTACGGCACCAGACACGAAGTTGTGGGCCAGGCCCTTCTTGGTCACGTAGTCCCTGTAATAGTGAGCGATGTCCCCGGCCGTGGCCCGGCTGTTGCGGAGACCTCTGgaagggaggatgggggagggagggtgtcaGAGAGCTGACGGGGTGTGGGAGCCGTCAGGTACGACAGGGTGACCAGGCCGGCGGGGGGCCCCGGGGCTGGACGGTGGCTCGGCCTCCCCTGCCGTGGGACTCGGTTTACCCCCTCGGAGCCTCCAGCTCCTCGTGTGTAAAACGGAGCTAGTTCGGGTACCTCAtcagggtggggcggggggagagtgTGGCCTCCAGAATTGGgtggcctgggttcaaatcctgactccgcTGCTGGTGAGCTGTGTGCCTGACACgatccaggcctcagtttcctcatttatgcAGCAGGGATGATGGCGGAGAGGGTCGGACGGTGTTGTGAACGGGGACCTCAGGACAGAACCTGCCCGGTGGCGAGCGGCAGGGGACAGTCCCCCCTGCTCCCAGGGCTGAACACTGAGCTACGGAAAGCCGCGAGGACCCTGTTCCTGTCGAGTCCAGGAAGCGGGTGTGAGGGGTCAGAGGTGATGGAGTGGCGGCCGCAGGCGGGAGGAGGGGCTGTGCTGGGGGCGGGTGCGaggggggctcctggggctgggggcgtcTGGCTCTTGGTTCTGGGCAGCTGCCGTGCGGGTGCGAGCTCCTGCAGACATTCTCCCCGCCTGCTGGAGTGGGGCACGCTTCCTGGACTTCACCCAACACATACATTTAAAAGCAGCCCCCGCAAAGCCCGTGGCAGAGTCCCCCCAACGCCCCGCAAGGGCAGAGACTGTTTTATCGCCAGTGTTGTTCCTCTTGCTTTCGCTCTCAGTGCCTCCCCTGCCCGGGCCAGTGTCACCGGAGCTAAAGGCTTGGGCGCCATCCCAGCTCCGCCGTCCGCCTGTGTGACCGCAGGTGGGTTACGTTCTCCAGCTGTGGACACATTGCTCAGGAGGAACTCGCTGAAGGAGAATcctaccaggggcgcctgggggggcgcagctggttgagggtctgactcttggttttggctcaggtcctgctctctatggtgagatcgagcctcacgtcagactctgcactctgcgcggagtctgcttgtccccttgtccctctgcctctgctcctctcccctcccccccacccaaa
The genomic region above belongs to Neovison vison isolate M4711 chromosome 7, ASM_NN_V1, whole genome shotgun sequence and contains:
- the OSGIN1 gene encoding oxidative stress-induced growth inhibitor 1 isoform X2, translated to MSSWRKDPLGGGSSEPLKVVIIGNGPSGICLSYLLSGYTPYVKPDAEHPHPLLQRKLAEAPGVSILDQDLDYLSEGLEGRSQSPVALLFDALLRPDTDFGGNMESVLTWKHQKERAIPHVVLGRNLPGGAWHSIEGSMVTLSQGQWMGLPDLPVKEWMRRRRRGLRNSRATAGDIAHYYRDYVTKKGLAHNFVSGAVVTAVEWGMPESSGSGVGEPGPLFQVSGFLTTEDQSRQPFSLCARNVVLATGSSDSPARLGIPGEDLPFVHYELSALEAATRAGAVSPGSDPVLIVGAGLSAADAVLYARHYNIPVIHAFRRAVDDPGLVFNQLPKMLYPEYHKVYQMLRERSVLSPGPYEGYRSLPEHRLVLLKGDRQAVLQDPGGLQKVFGVALVLVLIGSHPDLSFLPAAGANLAMDPDQPLNAKRNPIDVDPFTYQSTHQEGLYAVGPLAGDNFVRFVQGGALAVASSLLRKEARKPP
- the OSGIN1 gene encoding oxidative stress-induced growth inhibitor 1 isoform X1, producing the protein MTPLAHGVAFPPRLPPGQPPAASPPPATAMSSWRKDPLGGGSSEPLKVVIIGNGPSGICLSYLLSGYTPYVKPDAEHPHPLLQRKLAEAPGVSILDQDLDYLSEGLEGRSQSPVALLFDALLRPDTDFGGNMESVLTWKHQKERAIPHVVLGRNLPGGAWHSIEGSMVTLSQGQWMGLPDLPVKEWMRRRRRGLRNSRATAGDIAHYYRDYVTKKGLAHNFVSGAVVTAVEWGMPESSGSGVGEPGPLFQVSGFLTTEDQSRQPFSLCARNVVLATGSSDSPARLGIPGEDLPFVHYELSALEAATRAGAVSPGSDPVLIVGAGLSAADAVLYARHYNIPVIHAFRRAVDDPGLVFNQLPKMLYPEYHKVYQMLRERSVLSPGPYEGYRSLPEHRLVLLKGDRQAVLQDPGGLQKVFGVALVLVLIGSHPDLSFLPAAGANLAMDPDQPLNAKRNPIDVDPFTYQSTHQEGLYAVGPLAGDNFVRFVQGGALAVASSLLRKEARKPP